The following are from one region of the Halogeometricum sp. S3BR5-2 genome:
- a CDS encoding NAD(P)/FAD-dependent oxidoreductase: MDGETVVVAGAGLAGLVAARHLAEAGADVTVFERRPEVGGRVRSRERDGFTFDRGFQVLFTGYPAVRRELDLDALDMRYFSPGAVIARPGKRSTLSDPVRDPRATLSTLLNDEVTVTDKLRTLLLRQHVASQSEDGIFAAEDDSIRAYLDEWGFSEGYIENFVAPFYGGITLDRSLSTSKRVFEYTFKAMSEGEIGLPADGMGAVTDQLAAKARAAGAEIVTDAGVESIDDETRDDEEPVDYGYAHPVTVTAGGEDVEADRVVVATDPKEARRLTDVELIPTEARSSVTQYYRLPKREKLGTRKKILLNAGDDSPNIVVPVSDVAPEYAPDGDDELLCATFLGSAALDRDASDLLEATRDALESWYESDFPALESLHTERVEFAQFAQPPGIHDALPDHIAPRGRTYLAGEYTAWSSIQGAMRSGREAAEKVRADAER, encoded by the coding sequence ATGGACGGAGAAACCGTCGTCGTCGCCGGCGCGGGCCTCGCGGGCCTCGTCGCGGCGCGACACCTCGCCGAGGCCGGAGCGGACGTGACCGTGTTCGAGCGACGACCCGAGGTCGGCGGCCGAGTCCGGTCGCGGGAGCGCGACGGCTTCACCTTCGACCGCGGGTTCCAGGTGCTGTTCACGGGCTACCCCGCCGTGCGGCGCGAACTCGACCTCGACGCGTTGGACATGCGCTACTTCTCGCCCGGGGCGGTCATCGCCCGGCCGGGGAAGCGTTCGACCCTCTCGGACCCCGTCCGCGACCCGCGGGCGACGCTGTCGACGCTCCTGAACGACGAGGTGACCGTCACCGACAAACTCCGGACGCTCCTGCTCCGCCAGCACGTCGCCTCCCAGTCCGAAGACGGGATTTTCGCCGCCGAGGACGACTCGATTCGGGCGTACCTCGACGAGTGGGGCTTTTCGGAGGGCTACATCGAGAACTTCGTCGCGCCGTTCTACGGCGGAATCACGCTGGACCGGTCGCTGTCGACCTCCAAGCGCGTCTTCGAGTACACGTTCAAGGCGATGAGCGAGGGCGAAATCGGCCTCCCGGCCGACGGCATGGGCGCGGTCACCGACCAGTTGGCCGCGAAGGCGCGCGCCGCCGGCGCGGAGATAGTCACCGACGCCGGAGTCGAGTCCATCGACGACGAGACGCGCGACGACGAGGAACCGGTCGACTACGGCTACGCCCACCCCGTGACCGTCACCGCCGGCGGGGAGGACGTTGAGGCCGACCGGGTGGTCGTCGCCACCGACCCGAAGGAGGCGCGGCGACTGACCGACGTGGAACTGATTCCGACCGAGGCGCGGAGTTCCGTCACGCAGTACTACCGTCTGCCGAAGCGTGAGAAACTGGGCACGCGGAAGAAGATACTGCTCAACGCCGGGGACGATTCGCCGAACATCGTCGTGCCCGTGAGCGACGTGGCGCCCGAGTACGCCCCCGACGGCGACGACGAGTTGCTGTGCGCGACGTTCCTCGGGTCGGCGGCGCTGGACCGCGACGCCTCCGACCTGCTCGAAGCGACGCGGGACGCCCTCGAATCGTGGTACGAGAGCGATTTCCCGGCCCTGGAGTCGCTGCACACCGAGCGCGTCGAGTTCGCCCAGTTCGCCCAACCACCCGGAATCCACGACGCCCTGCCGGACCACATCGCCCCCCGCGGCCGGACGTACCTCGCGGGCGAGTACACCGCGTGGTCGTCGATTCAGGGGGCGATGCGGAGCGGACGCGAGGCCGCCGAGAAGGTCCGCGCCGACGCCGAGCGGTAG
- a CDS encoding metallophosphoesterase — MHDVTYRDRAAYLPFADALVVADLHVGRAEASNVDFPLGEEASLEARLAALVDAFDPAAVVFAGDVLHRFDGATVRAAEGVSDLVAVCREGGARPVMVRGNHDTALRTAWDGDVHNEYVAAENPKTVVCHGHAAPETDASLYVVGHVHPAITVESVRRPCYLYGEGVHRGADVLVLPAFTRLAAGVPVNGLSGGDSGSPLATDLDAFRPVVCDEDAGEALPFPPLGEFRRML, encoded by the coding sequence GTGCACGACGTGACCTACCGCGACCGGGCGGCGTACCTCCCGTTCGCGGACGCCCTCGTCGTCGCGGACCTCCACGTCGGCCGCGCGGAGGCGTCGAACGTCGATTTTCCGCTCGGCGAGGAGGCCAGCCTCGAAGCGCGACTCGCCGCCCTCGTCGACGCGTTCGACCCCGCGGCGGTGGTGTTCGCCGGCGACGTGCTCCACCGCTTCGACGGCGCGACGGTCCGCGCGGCCGAGGGCGTGTCGGACCTCGTCGCCGTCTGCCGCGAGGGGGGCGCCCGGCCCGTGATGGTCCGCGGCAACCACGACACCGCCCTGCGGACGGCGTGGGACGGCGACGTTCACAACGAGTACGTCGCCGCCGAGAACCCGAAGACGGTCGTCTGTCACGGCCACGCCGCGCCGGAGACGGACGCCTCGCTGTACGTCGTCGGTCACGTCCACCCGGCTATCACCGTCGAGTCCGTGCGCCGACCGTGCTATCTCTACGGCGAGGGCGTCCACCGCGGCGCGGACGTGCTGGTGCTCCCGGCGTTCACTCGGTTGGCCGCGGGCGTCCCCGTGAACGGTCTCTCCGGCGGGGACTCGGGGTCCCCCCTCGCGACCGACCTCGACGCGTTCCGCCCCGTCGTCTGCGACGAGGACGCCGGCGAGGCGCTGCCGTTCCCGCCGCTGGGGGAGTTCCGACGGATGCTGTGA
- a CDS encoding winged helix-turn-helix transcriptional regulator — MSGALEDKRTATRLRILVEIADRQPAVSQGEVAEAVGVTSQAVSEYTRQLVEDGYVEKEGRSRYRVTKEGVDWLFQEAKDLRRFADHVTDDVLESVQEDAALATEAVKAGETVTLSLRGGHLRATPGDAGPATGVTTTAAEAGEDVSITGFEGVIEMDPGSVTVVQVPPARSGGSRAVELDRLAEACADADVVVAAGVEAVVSLRKAEVEVETSLAAGEVAAAGAARGLAAVVVATTDLVGRVTDALRDGDVLYEVTEAARVAE; from the coding sequence ATGAGCGGTGCCCTCGAAGACAAACGGACGGCGACGCGCCTCCGCATCCTCGTCGAAATCGCCGACCGACAGCCGGCGGTGAGTCAGGGCGAGGTGGCCGAGGCGGTGGGCGTGACGAGTCAGGCGGTCAGCGAGTACACCCGGCAACTCGTCGAGGACGGCTACGTGGAGAAGGAGGGGCGTTCGCGCTACCGCGTGACGAAGGAGGGCGTCGACTGGCTGTTTCAGGAGGCCAAGGACCTGCGGCGGTTCGCCGACCACGTCACCGACGACGTCCTGGAGAGCGTTCAGGAGGACGCCGCGCTGGCGACGGAGGCCGTCAAGGCGGGCGAGACGGTGACGCTGTCGCTCCGTGGGGGGCACCTCCGCGCGACGCCCGGCGACGCCGGGCCGGCGACGGGCGTGACGACGACGGCCGCCGAGGCGGGCGAGGACGTGAGCATCACGGGATTCGAGGGCGTCATCGAGATGGACCCGGGGAGCGTCACCGTCGTGCAGGTGCCGCCCGCGCGGTCGGGGGGGAGCCGCGCCGTCGAACTGGACCGCCTCGCCGAGGCGTGCGCCGACGCCGACGTGGTCGTCGCGGCGGGCGTCGAGGCGGTGGTGTCGCTGCGGAAGGCCGAGGTGGAGGTGGAGACGTCGCTGGCCGCGGGCGAGGTGGCGGCGGCGGGCGCGGCGCGCGGCCTCGCGGCCGTGGTGGTGGCGACGACGGACCTCGTGGGGCGCGTGACGGACGCCCTCCGCGACGGCGACGTGCTGTACGAGGTGACGGAGGCGGCCCGGGTCGCAGAATAG
- a CDS encoding J domain-containing protein, with protein MQSDLVSAFPPWLLLGVAGGLLASVFIAGAFVVGRRLFPDEPTRGAVVDGAGRRRAEIRDYLREIGEPFAEDHPVRGETVEFYLPGRDVAVTFDAMAYFRLERAGTYTVLCEHEMPARGLGRRLPFDVPELDPVVPNAADPVAAAFDHLDLPRGADPSEVKGAYREKVKTAHPDHGGSQPEFQRLQEAYATAREHAESGPPARV; from the coding sequence GTGCAGTCCGACTTGGTGTCGGCGTTCCCGCCGTGGCTCCTCCTCGGCGTCGCCGGCGGCCTCCTCGCGTCGGTGTTCATCGCGGGCGCGTTCGTCGTGGGGAGACGGCTCTTCCCCGACGAACCGACGCGAGGCGCCGTCGTCGACGGCGCGGGCCGCCGACGGGCGGAAATACGCGACTACCTGCGCGAGATAGGCGAACCGTTCGCCGAGGACCACCCGGTCCGCGGCGAGACGGTGGAGTTCTACCTCCCCGGCCGCGACGTGGCCGTGACGTTCGACGCGATGGCGTACTTCCGACTCGAACGCGCCGGGACGTACACGGTGCTGTGCGAACACGAGATGCCGGCCCGCGGCCTCGGCCGGCGACTCCCGTTCGACGTGCCGGAACTCGACCCCGTCGTCCCGAACGCCGCCGACCCCGTCGCGGCGGCGTTCGACCACCTCGACCTGCCGCGGGGGGCCGACCCCTCCGAGGTGAAAGGCGCCTACCGGGAGAAGGTGAAGACCGCGCACCCCGACCACGGCGGGTCGCAACCGGAGTTCCAGCGGCTCCAAGAGGCGTACGCGACGGCCAGAGAACACGCCGAGAGCGGTCCGCCCGCGCGCGTCTGA
- the ppsA gene encoding phosphoenolpyruvate synthase, producing the protein MAVVWLDDVRADDLDTVGGKGASLGELTSAGLPVPPGFVVTAGTYRSFIEEAGIDEELFDAVDVDHEDSGALKTAHERAHELIMETPVPEEVGEEILAAYDDIGEGEAFVAVRSSATAEDLPDASFAGQQETYLNVQKDDLIQRVKECWASLFSQRAIYYRNRKGFPHRDVDIAVVVQEMVDAEKSGVMFTSHPSTGDPRIIIEAAWGLGEAVVSGSVSPDNYVVDRESGEVETATIADKKMKMVKDEETGETVELDVEEEMRDARVLDETEIARLVELGERVEDHYGEPQDVEWAVYDGEVYMLQSRPITTISDGEEEAAARESAAGDGGSENGQAGEAAQASGSGDMILRGLGASPGIAAGNARIITKLDHLDQVAEGDIIVTEMTMPDMVPAMKRAAGIVTDEGGMTSHAAIVSRELGVPAVVGTGSGTREIPDGQTITIDGDKGTVREGAEETEDQREPIEEARPKTPVKPMTATEVKVNVSIPEAAERAAATGADGVGLLRIEHMVLSLGKTPTKYIEDNGERAYIEELVDGIRGVAEEFYPRPVRVRSLDAPTDEFRQLEGGEDEPREHNPMLGYRGIRRSLDKPDLFKHELEAFRRLFEMGYDNVEVMFPLVNDAEDVIQAKELMREAGIDPDKRDWGVMIETPASALGVEEMAEAGLDFVSFGTNDLTQYTLAVDRNNENVAGRFDELHPAVLKLIGDTIETCRELDVKTSICGQAASKPQMVQFLVNEGVSSISANIDAVRDVQHEVKREEQRLVLDSVR; encoded by the coding sequence ATGGCTGTAGTTTGGCTGGACGACGTGCGCGCCGACGACCTCGACACAGTCGGCGGTAAAGGCGCCTCACTGGGCGAACTGACCTCGGCGGGTCTCCCCGTGCCGCCGGGGTTCGTCGTCACCGCCGGGACGTACCGTTCGTTCATCGAGGAAGCGGGTATCGACGAGGAACTCTTCGACGCCGTCGACGTCGACCACGAGGATTCGGGAGCGCTGAAGACGGCGCACGAACGGGCGCACGAACTCATCATGGAGACGCCGGTGCCGGAGGAGGTGGGCGAGGAGATTCTCGCCGCCTACGACGACATCGGCGAGGGCGAGGCGTTCGTCGCGGTTCGCTCCTCGGCGACGGCCGAGGACCTCCCCGACGCGTCGTTCGCCGGCCAGCAGGAGACGTACCTGAACGTTCAGAAGGACGACCTCATCCAGCGAGTGAAGGAGTGCTGGGCGTCGCTGTTCTCCCAGCGCGCCATCTACTACCGCAACCGGAAGGGGTTCCCGCACCGCGACGTCGACATCGCCGTCGTCGTCCAGGAGATGGTCGACGCCGAGAAGTCCGGCGTGATGTTCACCTCCCACCCCTCGACGGGCGACCCCCGAATCATCATCGAGGCGGCGTGGGGCCTCGGCGAGGCCGTCGTCTCCGGGTCCGTCTCGCCCGACAACTACGTCGTCGACCGCGAGTCCGGGGAGGTGGAGACGGCCACCATCGCGGACAAGAAGATGAAGATGGTCAAAGACGAGGAGACGGGCGAGACGGTCGAACTCGACGTCGAAGAGGAGATGCGGGACGCGCGCGTCCTCGACGAGACCGAGATAGCGCGCCTCGTCGAACTCGGCGAACGCGTCGAGGACCACTACGGCGAACCGCAGGACGTCGAGTGGGCCGTCTACGACGGCGAGGTGTACATGCTCCAGTCCCGTCCCATCACCACTATCTCCGACGGCGAGGAGGAGGCGGCGGCCAGAGAGTCCGCCGCGGGCGACGGCGGGTCCGAGAACGGGCAGGCTGGGGAGGCCGCGCAGGCCTCGGGGTCCGGCGACATGATACTGCGCGGCCTCGGCGCGAGTCCCGGCATCGCGGCCGGTAACGCCCGCATCATCACGAAACTCGACCACCTCGACCAGGTGGCCGAGGGCGACATCATCGTCACCGAGATGACGATGCCGGACATGGTGCCCGCGATGAAGCGCGCGGCGGGCATCGTCACCGACGAGGGGGGGATGACCTCCCACGCGGCCATCGTCTCGCGCGAACTCGGCGTCCCCGCCGTCGTCGGCACGGGGTCGGGCACCCGGGAGATACCCGACGGTCAGACCATCACCATCGACGGCGACAAGGGGACGGTCCGCGAGGGCGCCGAAGAGACGGAGGACCAGCGCGAGCCCATCGAGGAGGCGCGGCCGAAGACGCCCGTCAAGCCGATGACGGCCACGGAGGTGAAGGTGAACGTCTCCATCCCCGAGGCCGCCGAACGCGCCGCCGCGACGGGCGCCGACGGCGTCGGCCTCCTGCGCATCGAGCACATGGTGCTCTCCCTGGGCAAGACGCCGACGAAGTACATCGAGGACAACGGCGAGAGGGCGTATATCGAGGAACTGGTCGACGGCATCCGCGGCGTCGCCGAGGAGTTCTACCCGAGACCGGTCCGCGTCCGCAGCCTCGACGCCCCCACCGACGAGTTCCGGCAGTTGGAGGGCGGCGAGGACGAACCGCGCGAGCACAACCCGATGCTCGGCTACCGGGGCATCCGGCGGAGTCTCGACAAGCCCGACCTGTTCAAACACGAGTTGGAGGCGTTCCGACGGCTGTTCGAGATGGGCTACGACAACGTCGAGGTGATGTTCCCCCTCGTCAACGACGCCGAGGACGTGATTCAGGCGAAGGAACTCATGCGCGAGGCAGGCATCGACCCCGACAAGCGCGACTGGGGCGTGATGATAGAGACCCCCGCCTCGGCGCTCGGCGTCGAGGAGATGGCCGAGGCGGGACTGGACTTCGTCTCGTTCGGGACGAACGACCTGACGCAGTACACCCTCGCCGTCGACCGGAACAACGAGAACGTCGCCGGCCGGTTCGACGAACTCCACCCGGCCGTGCTGAAACTCATCGGCGACACCATCGAGACCTGTCGCGAACTGGACGTGAAGACGAGCATCTGCGGGCAGGCGGCGTCGAAGCCGCAGATGGTCCAGTTCCTCGTCAACGAGGGCGTCTCCTCCATCTCGGCGAACATCGACGCCGTCCGCGACGTGCAACACGAAGTCAAGCGGGAGGAGCAGCGACTCGTCCTCGATTCGGTTCGCTGA
- a CDS encoding DUF2270 domain-containing protein yields MTESESESESAGLDDASERPDASAIGERAAPEDSRAAVVISEFYRVESRQMASGQTRIDQTTNWAVTVMAAFLTVVFSQPNLAAYILLIGILSMCGFLLFEVRRYRTYDASRSRVRLLEQNFFADVFAPPTDSGAEWREHLAADLRAPTLKMSFREALSRRLRRVYGPLMTVLGLAWLLRITMFTPQTRWVDAAAISSVPGEAVVAAVALFYVGAAAVAYWPTRREARKDFHDTEVGKWEDP; encoded by the coding sequence GTGACAGAATCCGAATCCGAATCCGAATCCGCCGGACTGGACGACGCCTCGGAGCGCCCCGACGCGAGCGCCATCGGCGAACGGGCGGCGCCCGAGGACTCCCGAGCCGCGGTCGTCATCTCCGAGTTCTACCGGGTCGAGTCCAGACAGATGGCGAGCGGCCAGACCCGAATCGACCAGACGACGAACTGGGCGGTGACCGTCATGGCCGCCTTCCTCACCGTCGTCTTCTCCCAACCGAACCTCGCGGCGTACATCCTGCTCATCGGTATCCTCTCGATGTGCGGCTTCCTCCTGTTCGAGGTCCGCCGGTACCGAACGTACGACGCCAGTCGCTCGCGGGTGCGGCTGTTGGAGCAGAACTTCTTCGCCGACGTGTTCGCACCCCCGACCGACTCCGGGGCCGAGTGGCGCGAGCACCTCGCCGCCGACCTTCGGGCACCGACGCTGAAGATGTCGTTCCGCGAGGCGCTCTCGCGGCGCCTCCGTCGCGTCTACGGCCCGCTGATGACCGTTCTCGGCCTCGCGTGGCTGCTGCGCATCACGATGTTCACCCCGCAGACGCGGTGGGTGGACGCGGCCGCCATCTCCTCGGTTCCCGGCGAGGCCGTCGTCGCCGCGGTGGCCCTGTTCTACGTCGGGGCGGCGGCCGTCGCCTACTGGCCGACGCGGCGGGAGGCGAGAAAGGACTTCCACGACACGGAGGTCGGAAAGTGGGAGGACCCCTGA
- the mfnA gene encoding tyrosine decarboxylase MfnA codes for MQRSAPQTFDRVLSSMCTEPHPAARAAAERFLATNPGDPATYEEVAALESAAVDVLGEIAGLSDPHGYVTSGGTEANIQAVRAARNRSRGRTSDPNVVAPESAHFSFNKAADVLGVELRLVPTDADRRADVEAVRAAVDDDTVLVVGVAGSTEFGRVDPIPELVDIAHGAGAFCHVDAAWGGFLLPFTEKAWSFAHAPVDSLTVDPHKCGRACIPAGGLLFREREGLDALAVETPYLESTSQATLTGTRSGAGVASAAAAMDALWPDGYRREYERAADLAAWFAEELRTRGIDVVDPELPLVAADVSDSVFEALRERGWRVSRTGSDLLRVVCMPHVTRESLSAFLADIDAVR; via the coding sequence ATGCAGCGGTCCGCGCCGCAGACGTTCGACCGCGTCCTCTCGTCGATGTGCACCGAACCGCACCCCGCGGCGCGCGCCGCCGCGGAGCGCTTTCTCGCCACCAACCCCGGCGACCCCGCCACGTACGAGGAGGTGGCCGCGTTGGAGTCCGCCGCCGTCGACGTGCTCGGGGAGATAGCCGGCCTCTCGGACCCGCACGGCTACGTCACCAGCGGCGGCACCGAGGCCAACATCCAGGCCGTCCGCGCGGCGCGCAACCGGAGTCGCGGGAGAACGTCGGACCCCAACGTCGTCGCCCCCGAGAGCGCGCACTTCTCGTTCAACAAAGCCGCCGACGTGCTCGGCGTCGAACTCCGCCTCGTCCCCACCGACGCCGACCGCCGCGCCGACGTGGAGGCCGTGCGCGCCGCCGTCGACGACGACACCGTGCTGGTCGTCGGCGTCGCCGGCAGCACGGAGTTCGGACGCGTCGACCCGATTCCCGAGTTGGTCGACATCGCCCACGGCGCCGGCGCGTTCTGCCACGTCGACGCCGCCTGGGGCGGCTTCCTCCTCCCGTTCACCGAGAAGGCGTGGAGTTTCGCGCACGCGCCCGTCGACTCGCTCACCGTCGACCCGCACAAGTGCGGGCGGGCGTGCATCCCGGCCGGCGGCCTCCTGTTCCGCGAGCGCGAGGGACTGGACGCCTTGGCCGTCGAGACGCCGTACCTCGAATCCACCTCGCAGGCGACGCTCACGGGTACCAGAAGCGGCGCGGGCGTCGCCTCGGCCGCCGCCGCGATGGACGCCCTCTGGCCCGACGGCTACCGCCGCGAGTACGAACGCGCCGCGGACCTCGCCGCGTGGTTCGCCGAGGAACTCCGAACGAGGGGCATCGACGTGGTGGACCCCGAACTCCCCCTCGTCGCCGCCGACGTGTCCGACTCCGTCTTCGAGGCCCTCCGCGAACGAGGGTGGCGCGTCTCGCGCACCGGGTCGGACCTCCTCCGCGTCGTCTGCATGCCGCACGTCACGCGCGAGTCGCTCTCGGCGTTTCTCGCAGACATCGATGCGGTCCGCTGA
- a CDS encoding YqaA family protein yields the protein MFPNLGLRSVVETATGWVGLLIIFVYSFLIAFALPGVSEVVLLAPLDLGLSQNARYAVIILVSGVGKAAGSVFAFHIGQEAKNSGFIERKLRESRFGIMEWTEEKTLEIAQTWGYAGLAAALCVPTFPDTLSIYAFSVLEEDYVKFAAATFVGSVGRLLVTLAGVEALSTLF from the coding sequence CTGTTCCCGAACCTCGGTCTGCGGTCCGTCGTCGAGACGGCGACCGGGTGGGTCGGACTGCTCATCATCTTCGTCTACTCGTTTCTCATCGCCTTCGCGCTGCCCGGCGTGAGCGAAGTCGTCCTCCTGGCGCCTCTGGATTTGGGGCTCTCGCAGAACGCGCGGTACGCGGTCATCATCCTCGTGAGCGGCGTCGGCAAGGCGGCGGGGAGCGTCTTCGCGTTCCACATCGGACAGGAGGCGAAGAACTCCGGGTTCATCGAGCGAAAGCTCCGGGAGTCCCGGTTCGGGATCATGGAGTGGACCGAGGAGAAGACGCTGGAGATAGCGCAGACGTGGGGGTACGCCGGCCTCGCCGCGGCGCTCTGCGTCCCGACGTTCCCCGACACGCTCTCTATCTACGCCTTCTCGGTCCTCGAAGAGGACTACGTGAAGTTCGCCGCGGCCACGTTCGTCGGGAGCGTCGGCCGACTGCTGGTGACGCTCGCCGGCGTCGAGGCGCTGTCGACGCTGTTCTGA